In a genomic window of Ipomoea triloba cultivar NCNSP0323 chromosome 3, ASM357664v1:
- the LOC116012716 gene encoding pentatricopeptide repeat-containing protein At2g34400: MLLSSKCSQFQASRLPTFESSHNPHHQLLHITQKLLLYLQQCVSAKQIQQIHTQFLIRSIYKPNFLLRKIIHLQDFNYANLFFSHIPSPNEYGFNIMIRGLATTWQRFDFALQSYCKMKSLGLKPDNFTYPFVFISCGSLPAAQLGKSTHCEVVKNGLCLDFHVRHSVITMYSRFGKLGYARKVFDEMTERDLVSWNSMISGYSQMGYAREAVELFGEMRNQGVEPNEMTLVSVLGACGGLGDLNLGRCVESYVLEKNFELNSFIGSALINMYGKCGDLASAKWIFDGLRKKDVIIWNAMITGFAQNGFSDETISLFNTMKEEGVNPNKITLVVVLSACASIGALDIGKWIDEYASTRGLKHDIYVGTALIDMYAKCGSLDSAYQIFENMSMKNRVSWNAMISALAFHGRAFEALSLFDRMSAEGDVNLPDDITFVGVLSACVHAGLVDEGYRIFSLMKSHGLVPKIEHYSCMVDLLSRAGCVEEAWDLIEKMPEKPDEVLLGAVLGACRKVKNVEIAERVMQLILQMEPSNSGNYIISSKIYAHEKRWDESARMLRLMKEKGVTKTPGCSWIEMDSQVFEFHAGDSLNQNTTEIYEVLKLLYEEIKIEADTLTADFA, translated from the exons ATGCTCCTCAGCAGCAAGTGTTCTCAGTTCCAAGCTTCCCGCTTACCTACCTTTGAATCCTCCCATAACCCACACCATCAGCTTCTGCATATAACTCAGAAGCTCTTACTCTACCTGCAACAATGCGTTTCCGCCAAACAAATCCAACAAATCCATACCCAATTCCTCATTCGTTCCATTTACAAACCCAACTTTCTTCTCCGCAAAATCATTCACCTCCAAGACTTCAACTATGCCAATCTTTTCTTCTCCCACATCCCGTCCCCCAACGAGTATGGGTTCAACATTATGATCAGAGGGCTTGCTACTACGTGGCAAAGGTTCGATTTCGCCTTACAATCTTATTGCAAGATGAAGTCTTTAGGCCTAAAACCTGATAACTTTACTTACCCATTTGTGTTCATATCTTGCGGGAGCCTTCCGGCTGCTCAACTTGGCAAGTCAACTCACTGTGAGGTGGTGAAAAATGGGTTGTGCCTGGATTTTCACGTTAGGCATTCCGTGATCACCATGTACTCAAGGTTCGGTAAGTTGGGATACGCGCGGAAGGTATTTGATGAAATGACTGAGAGAGATTTGGTGTCATGGAATTCGATGATCTCAGGGTATTCTCAGATGGGTTATGCTAGGGAGGCGGTGGAATTGTTTGGGGAGATGAGGAATCAGGGGGTTGAACCCAATGAGATGACCCTTGTGAGTGTTCTTGGAGCTTGTGGGGGCTTGGGGGACTTGAATTTGGGGAGGTGTGTCGAGAGCTATGTTCTAGAGAAAAATTTTGAACTAAATTCCTTCATAGGCTCTGCTTTGATTAATATGTATGGGAAATGTGGTGATTTGGCTTCAGCCAAGTGGATCTTTGATGGCCTGAGGAAGAAAGATGTGATCATATGGAATGCAATGATTACAGG ATTTGCACAAAATGGATTTTCTGATGAAACAATTTCATTATTCAACACCATGAAGGAAGAAGGAGTTAATCCTAATAAAATCACATTGGTTGTAGTGCTCTCTGCATGCGCCTCTATTGGAGCCCTAGATATTGGGAAATGGATTGATGAATATGCATCAACAAGAGGTTTGAAGCATGACATCTATGTTGGTACAGCATTAATTGACATGTATGCAAAATGTGGAAGCCTGGATTCTGCATAccaaatttttgaaaacatgtccaTGAAGAATAGAGTCTCATGGAATGCAATGATCTCAGCTCTTGCCTTTCATGGGAGAGCCTTTGAGGCTCTGTCTCTATTTGACCGCATGTCAGCTGAGGGTGATGTTAACCTCCCAGATGATATCACATTTGTTGGAGTACTTTCTGCATGTGTGCATGCAGGACTGGTTGATGAAGGTTACCGAATCTTTAGTTTGATGAAATCTCATGGACTAGTTCCAAAAATTGAGCATTATTCTTGCATGGTTGATCTTTTGTCTCGTGCTGGTTGTGTAGAGGAAGCATGGGACTTAATTGAGAAGATGCCTGAGAAACCTGATGAGGTTTTATTAGGTGCAGTGCTTGGTGCCTGCCGCAAGGTAAAAAATGTGGAAATTGCTGAACGTGTCATGCAGCTTATTCTGCAGATGGAACCATCAAATTCCggtaattatataatttcttcAAAGATATATGCACATGAGAAGAGATGGGATGAATCAGCAAGGATGCTCAGATTGATGAAAGAGAAAGGGGTGACTAAAACACCTGGTTGTAGCTGGATTGAGATGGATTCTCAAGTTTTTGAGTTTCATGCTGGTGATTCATTAAATCAAAACACAACAGAAATTTATGAAGTTCTTAAGTTGCTATATGAGGAGATAAAGATAGAAGCTGACACATTAACTGCTGATTTTGCATAG